One segment of Saprospiraceae bacterium DNA contains the following:
- a CDS encoding TIM barrel protein, translating into MPTRRRVLKSMLAGAAALTASPAFSFTKISESERTMVRKGNIRHSVCRWCFNDTPLDELCIFAKQIGITAIDLVGPKDWDTLKKHGLDSSMCNGAEINLVDGWNDPKFHDKLVQNYSEMIPLVAKAGYKNLICFSGNKRGMDDETGLKNCVMGLKKIMSLAEKHGVVLQIEVFNSKVNHPDYMADNTPWTVELCKRLGSENFKILWDIYHMQINEGDVIRTIQNNHQYFGHYHTAGVPGRHEIDETQELYYPAIMRAIAATGFKGYVAQEFIPVATDKLGSLAKAIDICDV; encoded by the coding sequence ATGCCCACACGTCGCCGCGTACTCAAATCCATGCTCGCCGGAGCCGCCGCCCTGACAGCTTCGCCCGCGTTTTCTTTTACAAAAATATCTGAGAGCGAACGAACGATGGTGCGAAAAGGCAATATCCGCCATTCCGTCTGCCGATGGTGCTTCAACGACACGCCGCTCGACGAGCTCTGCATTTTCGCTAAACAAATCGGCATCACGGCCATTGACCTCGTGGGGCCGAAAGATTGGGACACGCTGAAAAAACACGGCCTCGACTCCTCCATGTGCAACGGCGCGGAAATCAACCTTGTGGACGGCTGGAACGACCCGAAATTCCACGACAAACTCGTGCAGAATTACTCAGAAATGATACCACTTGTGGCGAAGGCGGGCTATAAAAACCTGATTTGTTTTAGCGGCAATAAGCGCGGCATGGACGACGAGACGGGGCTGAAAAACTGCGTGATGGGGCTGAAAAAAATCATGTCGCTGGCGGAAAAACACGGCGTGGTGCTACAAATCGAAGTGTTCAACTCCAAAGTGAACCACCCCGACTACATGGCCGACAACACTCCCTGGACAGTGGAACTTTGCAAACGCCTCGGCTCCGAAAATTTCAAAATCCTGTGGGACATCTACCACATGCAAATCAACGAGGGCGACGTGATTCGCACGATTCAGAACAATCACCAGTACTTCGGCCACTACCACACCGCCGGGGTGCCGGGCCGTCACGAAATTGACGAAACGCAGGAACTTTACTACCCCGCCATCATGCGGGCCATTGCAGCTACGGGGTTCAAAGGCTATGTGGCGCAGGAGTTTATCCCGGTGGCAACGGATAAATTGGGTTCGCTGGCGAAGGCGATTGATATCTGTGATGTGTAG